GGGGGCGTAGCCACCTCCGAAACCGACATGCTCCAGATCTTCGTCAGCCCTCGCTACGACTTCATCAGCAAGCGCCGCTGGGCCTACCTCATCTCGCTGGCGGTGACCCTGGCGGGACTCCTCCACATCGCCTACAAGGGTGGCCTCGAGTACGGGATCGACTTCGCCGGCGGCACGCTCGCCCAGATCCGCTTCGAGCAAGGGACGACCGTGGACCGGGTGCGCGGAGCGCTCGACCGTGTCCGGCTCGGCGAGAGCGTCATCCAGGAGTTCGGCGATCGGCAGGAGTACCTGATCCGCGTGCCAGCGGGCAGCGGCGGCGGCCTCGAGGAGGTCTCGAAGCGGATCGAGAGCGGCTTGCGGGAGGCCGGGCTGCCGAAGTTCGAGGTCCGCCGGCTCGAGTTCGTCGGCCCCCAGGTCGGGCGGGACCTCCAGCTCCAGGCGCTCTACGCCGTCCTGGCCGGCATGACAGGCATCCTGATCTACACGGCGATCCGCTTCGATTTCAAGGGCGGCGTGGCCGCCATCATCGCCCTGGTCCACGACGTTCTGGTCGCCCTGGCCGCCTTGTCGCTGACCAATCGCGAGATGTCCCTGCCCGTGCTGGCGGCGCTTCTCACCATCGTGGGCTACTCCATCAACGACACCATCGTCGTGTTCGACCGGATCCGCGAGCACCGGGGGCGCGGCCTCCGCAAGGGGGAGACCCTGGCCGACGTCATCAACACGGCGATCAACCAGACCCTGTCACGCACGATCCTGACCTCCCTCACCGTCTTCCTGGTGGTGGCGGTGCTCTACGTCTTCGGCGGCGAGGTGCTCCGGGATTTCGCCTTCGCGCTGCTCGTCGGGGTCGTGACCGGGACGTACTCCTCGATTTTCGTGGCCGCGCCGATCATCGTCGACTGGGAGGCCTGGATCCGG
Above is a window of Candidatus Methylomirabilota bacterium DNA encoding:
- the secF gene encoding protein translocase subunit SecF, whose product is MLQIFVSPRYDFISKRRWAYLISLAVTLAGLLHIAYKGGLEYGIDFAGGTLAQIRFEQGTTVDRVRGALDRVRLGESVIQEFGDRQEYLIRVPAGSGGGLEEVSKRIESGLREAGLPKFEVRRLEFVGPQVGRDLQLQALYAVLAGMTGILIYTAIRFDFKGGVAAIIALVHDVLVALAALSLTNREMSLPVLAALLTIVGYSINDTIVVFDRIREHRGRGLRKGETLADVINTAINQTLSRTILTSLTVFLVVAVLYVFGGEVLRDFAFALLVGVVTGTYSSIFVAAPIIVDWEAWIRSRERRAKKAVAKAGAGR